The DNA region GCGCTCCTGTAGGCGGTTGCTACCGGTAAAGCATTCCCCTCCGCGTCCCGAAAGGAAAGATAAGGGAGGATACTTCCGCCAACAGAGACCGAACCGAAGGCAGGCCTACCCGAAGCAGTCTTGTTATGGGTAAAATAAACTTTTGAACTCAATGAAAGCCTACCCGTGAGCTTAAAATCGTTAGACAAACTGATATTGATCTTGTCCGATGATGCATGGGTTTCGCCCAATGATTTATCATAACTTACTGATAGGCCGAAAGCATGCTTACTGTCACCTCCTTTCAAATTCAGCCCATATTGCTGGGTCAGCGCGTGGGTGTAAAACTCATTAAGATAAGACTCCCTGGCGTCAATACCTTTCAGCTTGTTCAGCGCATCCTCAGCCGACTGATTAGAAATTGTTCCATTTCCTTTAGCCAGTAAAAGCTCAATTGCCGGGCTCAGCGCGGCAAAAGGCGTGCTGCTGATTCGGGCATCAAAAAAACCATTATTGAACATCGTGCGCTCCACCTCAATATAATCTGAGCTGCTCATCTGCGGAGACCTGAAAAGATCAGGGACAGCAGAGACGAATACACTCGAAGAAAAGGAAGTCTCATACCTTTGATTAAACTTTCCTTTTTTAGTGGTAATGACAATTACCCCATTCCCCGCCCTTGCGCCCCAGATCGAAGCAGCCGAAGCATCCTTTAATATCGATACGTTTTCAATATCCAGTGGATTGAGGTTTGAGATATCGCTATCATAGATAAACCCGTCCAGCACAATGAGCGGATCAAGCGGTCCGTTAATGGTCCCCAGTCCGCGGATGGAAATATTGGTTTTGTTCTGTGGATTGTTGGGGTTGGTCTTCCCGATATTCAGCAGCAAACCCGAGCTCTGGCCAACCAGCCTATCCAGCAGGTTTGAGCCGCCCCTTGCGTTCAACTGATCACTATTGATCACCGCCACAGCCCCGTTGGTTTCATTCGGCCGCAGCAGCTGGTAGCCTGTATTTACCCGCACATCTCCCAAATTAACCGCAGCGGAAGATAGCTCCACATTAATCAACTGATCTAAAGAACTTACCACTAGCCGCAGAGTCTTATATCCTACCGCAGAAAATGTCAATGTGTCAGGCAGCATGGAAAGAGAAATATTAAACCTTCCATCCTGATCTGTTTGTGAACGCCCGCCTTTTGCCCCCGTGACGCTCAAGGTAACCGCTTCCCCTCCCATTGCCCTGGCTTTACCCGAAATTTTAATTCCCGTTCTATCCTGGGAGAAAGCAGATAATACCGAAAACAACAATATCAGAACAGCTGAGATCATCAGCAAAAGGTTCCATTTAAATGTATGCATATTAGATTTTAAACCGCCCATATCACATCCCCTCCTTTCCGATCACAACCTGCTCACCGTCTAAAAAACGGCGCACATTCTGCTGATTCAGCGTACCGTATCCGCTAACAGCCTTTATCCTACCATCACTGCCGACCCATACATAACAAGGTAGCCTGCGGATTTTAAAATACTCAGAAAAAAGCTCGGGCTGCGCTACAAAAGGAACCGAAAACCCCTCGTGATCCTTCAAAAAGGAACTGACAAACAGAGCTAACTTTCCCTCACCACGGTCACGGGCAGATGAATTCACCAGCACAATCCTTAACTCCTGCCCATTTACCTTCAATAGGCTGTCCACATGCGGCAGGCTCTTGATACAGCTCCCACACCAGCTCGCCCAGAAGTCCAGTATCAAAGGCTTACCCTTAAAATCTGCCAGTCTCAAAGAAGTGCCTACTCGGGCGCCAAGTAACTTAAGTTCTGCATGAAACAGAGAATCAGGAAGAGCCTGGCCAACGGAAAGCCCAATGGCCTGGTCAGGTTCCTGTGCTGCAGCCCTATTTGCGGAAAGGGCCGGAACCAGCAAAAAAAATATCAATATCTTAAAAATTCCATCACAAAATTTGGAGCAGAAAAATCCCCTGACGATAGAAATCGTTGTTTGGTTCATAAAAAAGGTTGGTTTAAGTTGATTAAAAATTCCCGGTCTCTCTAAAAAAACAGAGACTAAATACAATGCAAGGGGACCGGATTACTGTTGCATCATTAAAGAACCCATTAAAAAGTCCCCCCGCATTGCCAAACTCTATACGGGATTCTTCGGTTTTAAGGCATACAGCCGATTAAAGGGATAACAGCTACTTACCTCCATGGCCAACTCCTCTTCAACTGTTAAATAAAACGGGACAATAAAACTGAGGTTACCAATAAAATCCCAGACCACATTGCCGTAAACCGTCCAGAAACAGGTAAAATCATCAGGCACAGGTTTCTCGCCATCTGAATGCTGCAATATCTGGTCAGCCAAAGGCTTCTCCACCGCAACCTGTTCCTGCCCACTACCACCTGTATGCCACACGCTCAATTCCGCAACCGGGCTATACAAAAAAGCCCAGCAGAGAAAAAAATGCGGCAGGTAGTGATTATTGGTTATCATGGTAAAGGGTTAGTTAGGGTAAAATGAATTGGGATCGAAAAAAGAGTACTCACCCTATTCCATAAATAAAGACAAAAACCAGCCCCTCCGCCTAAAAACAGGCAGATACGGCAAACCGAATTGCGAATTAGAAAAAAGATACTTACCTTGGGAATGCGAATAACCATTGTAGCACCCTTGCCTAAAATGCAATAAAGGGCTGGCACCAGGCTAAACTAACCCACCGGGAATAAGTGCGCTCTCTCACACCAACCTCCTGTTTTTTATTGGGCTATTTTATACCTGTAATTCCAGCGCGCATTACGATGGAGAACAAATTACGTTCTTTAATAATAGTTGTAGGGAATAATCCTTTATCACTTCCTTGAAATGATAACAATTGATGGCGCGTAATTTTTTCGTTTTCATAAACGGTTAACTTTTATGTAAAACGATGCGGACTCAAAAAGCAAACTGAAACCAGATTGATAAGGAACCAATAAGGCGGACTCCAATGCTTTTGCTAGTGGTACCGTCAAGAACCGCTCAGACCGAGATCTGAGTCCACAAAAGACTAACATGAAGTCCGCCCTATTGAATATAAGATATCACGAAGATAGCAAAACTCAATAGATACGGCGAACTCACGATCATCTCATGTGGAAAGTTTGACGGTTTTCTAGCATGAGTGACATCGTTAAAGCCAGGTTTACCCTAACTCTATTTGTCGCTATAAATAACTGATAACAAATATAGTAAAATAAAACAACGCTCCAAAAGGTCGGAGCAATTTTATGAAAAAATATTCAGCAATCATATCTGAGTTGGATTACAAGATTATTCTTAAAGTAAAACAACTAAGGGAACAAGAAGGTCTTTCTCAAAGAGATCTAAGTGAAGAAATGAAGCTTAGTAAAAGTTTTGTTGGAAAAGTTGAGGCTTTAGGACAACCAGATAAATACAGCATCAGGCATTTGAATTTGATTGCTAAAGCGCTAAAGATGAAATCAGTTATAGGATTAATCCCGAAAGGGATTCAGGAATATGATATGATTGAAATAACTTACGAAAAAATCCCGAAGGTTAATAAAGACGGTAGTGAAAGTAAACAATTTTTGGAAAAAATAATTCAGATTAGAGAGATATAAAAGGGAAGTAAATCTAAGATCAATCAAAGTGAAGAAGAAATAGGAAGTTTGTTTGGGGGAGTTGAGAGATAGGCTTATAAAAACAAACTCCCCGCTAACCAAAAAGAAAAATAATAACACTTTCTTCATTTATTTCTGCCTTTGCAATGTTTGTTCCAGTGGCAACTAAGGAACGTGTTATGTGGTCCAACAAAAAAGGACTAATTAGGTTCAGCTGAAGCTGGTGCCAATAGGACAATGAAGATTTAATTTCTTTTACTTTGTTTAAGACCTGATCCCTTTCTAAACCGTCTTGTATTTCATAGTTTGTCCTGATATAAATTACAGTTTCTCGCGGAATGCTCAATTCAATCGTCTTATGGGTTACTGGACGGAAAGCTCCCATTTCTATAAACCGGGAAACATGCTTTCAGGATATTTAATGTGATATAAGGGCTTGATTAACATTGAAAGACCAAAAGAAATCTTATTTTGTAGATTAGCGATGGCGCTTTCGATCTTGTCAGAATCCGAATAGGTTCGGGAATTTCGTTTTCATTTTCACTTTCCCATTCCCAATCAATCAATACATTCCCTTTTTCATCGGTAATACTAATCAGCAATTGATTGGGGTCTCCGTCACAATCAATTTCCTTGCAGTAAGAAAGTGTTGGCGACGCATTGTAGGTATCGGCTAATAGTTCACGATCGCCATTTTTAAGTACAATTTTTGTATGGGGTAAATGCCTGTGATCTAAACTTTAACGATCAATTTCTTATCAATCTGCTCTACGTTTACCATTGCGTTTTTAGAAGCATTTTCTACAACACCCAAATTGCGGTAAGGCATATAATATTGCACAAAATCCTTGTATTCGCCTGGCATTATCCACGAAAAATCGGGATGATTGTCGGTATACACCCCGCACATAAGTTCAATATAGGGACCATCTTCGTCGGTGAGGTTCCGATCCCAAGCCTGCCCGAAATCCCCGTTGCCCCAGGTCCATTGATTTTTGCCCGGAGAGATATGATGGTTGTCAACATGCAACAAACCGCCTTTACTGTCGTTTTCGTACCCACTACAAAATTGTATTTGGAACAAACCGCCAGATAAGACGTTGGAACGGGAATATTTTTATAGCGAGAATATCGGTACCCGGCGAATAATCTACTTTGTAATAAGTTCCCTTTGCAATCGAGAAAGAAGAAAACATCACGTTTGCCATGATCAAAAACAGCGTTCACGTCAGGTGGAAAAACAGACTGATAGTCATCATTAGCCTTTACCGCCGGATTTGCCCACCATAAAAAAGTTTGTGGAAATGGTGTTCTGTTGTATAATGGGCCTTTAATTTCAAGGTAGTTTTTATCAGGATAAAGGGTAAACCCGATCGTTCCCTTTGTTCTGAACATCTTTCTACTTCGTTGCACCAAACTGTTGCGCTGCCATCTTCGTTTTCCTCAATGTAGAGTCAACGGCATCGAAAGTGGAAGGGCGGTGATGCTGGGGCCAGTTAAAATGAGCCAAGCGACCACTTTTAAGCGAAACAGTGGCCATTTTGCAGAAAACAAGTGGCCACTTTTGGAATAATCTCCAATCCACAACCTGATTTTAATATCTTAAAATGTCACTATACCTCACTCATCCACTTCCGTGAAGGTGAACATCCATTTTTCAGGATTATTCCAGTTTTTGCCTGCGAATTTCCCGATAGGGGCTTTAACAACTACAGTGTTCCATCCTTTGCGAATGTGAACGGTTGTCGGTTTCCGATATTCATAACCTTCATCTGAAAGAGGAATCTCAAGCCCCCCCTGTTGCCCGGCGTGAAGCCAGTTAGGAGGAGGGATGATCTCCCCATTAATCAAAATTTGAGAATGATGATTATCCCATTGACCTAATGGTGGTGAATCAGTTGCCTGCGATCTTGAAAAATTGTTAAAACCAATCCAAAAACTTTTTACCGTATCCTTCTCAGACCATATTTTGCGACTTGCGTACCAGGTCGTATTTTCTTTTGGATCTTTTAAAACACCCTGTATTTTTGGGGCCCACCAGTGCCTGAAAATAATTGTTCCTCCAATTGTATTTTGAGAAACTTCACTATTTAAATCAAAATGATCAAGTTCAGGATCAAATTTTTGAGCGAGATTCCCACTATTATTATAAGGACCATACAAAGCCCACTTTAATTCAGTTTGTTTTGAATAAGGAAAAGGAAGTTCTTTAAAAAATTCTTTTTTATGATCCATTAGTCGGGCTTCAAAATCTTTAAAACTTTTCAGTGCTTCATGACCGTTCAAATCAATATTAGCTACCCACGGCTTGTATCCGTTACCCACCCAGCTCCGCTCGGCAAAAGCAAGAATTGCAGGATAAACGCCATTCATTTTGATCAGATCTATTTGCTCCGCCACCGCCCTGTCGGGCCAAAGGCAGAGCGTTGCGCCTAACGCCTGCTGGTTACCTGAATCCGCACCGGCAAGCTGTCTGTTAAAAATAGTAACTACGCTTTCCAGCGGGTCCATGTGGTTTAGGTACAGGTGACGAGAATCGATGTATTGTATGTTCGTTTTACTGGATGTTACCGGGGCATCGTCCATCCATAGCTGGCGTATAGTAGATTGATCGAAATTGCCTCCCGGTTCCCAGCCAATAACCTTTTTGTTTAAAGACTTAAGAAAAGCAGAAATAGCGGAAAGAAAGTTCTTTTGGGTAATTTTAACCTCATCGGCCCCAATATGAATATAGGGAATATCGTACGTTTCGAAAATTTCAGCCAGAATATTTTTTACGATTGTAAGGCCCGAATCGCTTTGCATATCCACTTTCATTGCCCGCTTAAATGCGGCACTGTGGCCAGGTATATCAATTTCGGGCACCAAAAGTATATGGCGCTCTTTGCAATAGTTTATCAGTTCCCTCATTTCGCTCTGCGTATAATACATGCCTTTGTTTCTTTCCATAAACTCGGGCCGGGTGAGTTGCGGGTATCGCTTTATTTCGAGGCGCCAGGCAATATCTTCTGTTAAATGCAAATGAAAAATATTCAGCTTGTACAACGCCATTTTATCAATCTGCGTTTTAAGCAGCGCAACCGACTGATAGTTACGGCCAACATCAACCATGTATCCCCGCCATTTAAATGCTGGCGAATCTTCAATGTCTACCGCATCTACATAATAGCCATCGCGTGCAAGTTGGGTTAAGGTTTGTACGCCGTAATACAAACCCACCTTGTCTTGCGCACCAATCACTACATCTTGCCCGGTTACGTTTAAGGTATATGAGCCAGGTTTTTTGATGTCTGTTTTTGAGCGATTGATTTCCACCTTGATGGAGTACCAGGCATCGGCCTGCATCTTTGTAGTAAGTGAAGCGACTATTCCTAGCTTGCTCAGCATCTGTTTGAGTGCAAGGGCTTCATTCAGCAGAGAATCAGCTTTGTAATAAATATACTTTACTTTATAAAGCGGGAACAAACCTTGC from Pedobacter endophyticus includes:
- a CDS encoding TlpA family protein disulfide reductase, with the protein product MNQTTISIVRGFFCSKFCDGIFKILIFFLLVPALSANRAAAQEPDQAIGLSVGQALPDSLFHAELKLLGARVGTSLRLADFKGKPLILDFWASWCGSCIKSLPHVDSLLKVNGQELRIVLVNSSARDRGEGKLALFVSSFLKDHEGFSVPFVAQPELFSEYFKIRRLPCYVWVGSDGRIKAVSGYGTLNQQNVRRFLDGEQVVIGKEGM
- a CDS encoding DUF5107 domain-containing protein, which codes for MFQIQFCSGYENDSKGGLLHVDNHHISPGKNQWTWGNGDFGQAWDRNLTDEDGPYIELMCGVYTDNHPDFSWIMPGEYKDFVQYYMPYRNLGVVENASKNAMVNVEQIDKKLIVKV
- a CDS encoding helix-turn-helix domain-containing protein: MKKYSAIISELDYKIILKVKQLREQEGLSQRDLSEEMKLSKSFVGKVEALGQPDKYSIRHLNLIAKALKMKSVIGLIPKGIQEYDMIEITYEKIPKVNKDGSESKQFLEKIIQIREI
- a CDS encoding family 20 glycosylhydrolase; this encodes MIGINDLAKGLSVDSIFAKLSLIIKYLKHETPATAIFVQSLLPVNNNFKTFSGHTAKADLVKKLNSMLAKNATSTSYVFINLHSSFTDDNGMLKGEFTNDGLHLTGAGYALWKHLIFPYVKGLEQEPSLIPRPKQVTRVQGLFPLYKVKYIYYKADSLLNEALALKQMLSKLGIVASLTTKMQADAWYSIKVEINRSKTDIKKPGSYTLNVTGQDVVIGAQDKVGLYYGVQTLTQLARDGYYVDAVDIEDSPAFKWRGYMVDVGRNYQSVALLKTQIDKMALYKLNIFHLHLTEDIAWRLEIKRYPQLTRPEFMERNKGMYYTQSEMRELINYCKERHILLVPEIDIPGHSAAFKRAMKVDMQSDSGLTIVKNILAEIFETYDIPYIHIGADEVKITQKNFLSAISAFLKSLNKKVIGWEPGGNFDQSTIRQLWMDDAPVTSSKTNIQYIDSRHLYLNHMDPLESVVTIFNRQLAGADSGNQQALGATLCLWPDRAVAEQIDLIKMNGVYPAILAFAERSWVGNGYKPWVANIDLNGHEALKSFKDFEARLMDHKKEFFKELPFPYSKQTELKWALYGPYNNSGNLAQKFDPELDHFDLNSEVSQNTIGGTIIFRHWWAPKIQGVLKDPKENTTWYASRKIWSEKDTVKSFWIGFNNFSRSQATDSPPLGQWDNHHSQILINGEIIPPPNWLHAGQQGGLEIPLSDEGYEYRKPTTVHIRKGWNTVVVKAPIGKFAGKNWNNPEKWMFTFTEVDE